One genomic segment of Sphingobacteriales bacterium includes these proteins:
- a CDS encoding endonuclease: protein MNFRCAFLLVYTVACFLALPTQLVVAQTTTDQNISPADSLGDMLARPNPDFNDEIRGNSAFRLGFWNVENLMLPTDDPNKKDDEFAPTGLKGWGWGRYWQKQRMLAKVINALGGWEPIEVLGLCEIENDSVLLDLTRKTPLRKFKYDFIHYESPDGRGIDVALLYRPDKFTPLKHEAIQIKFPFDTAATTRDILYVQGRINNNRHDTLHLFVNHWPSRFGGHLETDPKRTYTAITLKNYVQTILKQNPQANIIIMGDLNDPPNEESVLRDLDARPDTTQFATTALYNLMHPRLKNWHEGTHKYEEHWTILDQFVVSGNLLLRTKGLATTHANAQIFTAPWLLEQEDIRLGDRLFRTYIGMKYVGGFSDHLPIILDLKQQ, encoded by the coding sequence GTGAATTTTCGTTGTGCTTTTTTGCTGGTATATACTGTTGCTTGTTTTTTAGCATTGCCCACACAGTTGGTTGTGGCACAAACCACTACCGACCAAAATATAAGCCCCGCCGATTCGTTGGGCGATATGTTGGCACGACCAAACCCCGATTTTAACGACGAAATACGCGGTAATTCTGCATTTAGGCTGGGCTTTTGGAACGTAGAAAACCTAATGCTTCCAACTGACGACCCTAATAAAAAAGATGACGAGTTTGCCCCCACCGGACTTAAGGGCTGGGGCTGGGGGCGTTACTGGCAAAAACAACGCATGTTAGCCAAGGTAATTAACGCCTTAGGCGGATGGGAGCCAATTGAAGTGCTGGGTTTGTGCGAAATTGAAAACGATTCGGTTTTACTTGACTTAACCCGCAAAACACCTCTCCGGAAATTCAAATACGATTTTATCCATTACGAAAGTCCGGATGGGCGCGGAATTGATGTTGCCCTGCTGTACCGCCCCGATAAATTTACTCCCCTAAAACACGAAGCCATCCAAATAAAATTTCCATTTGATACAGCCGCTACCACCCGCGATATTTTATATGTTCAGGGCCGTATTAATAATAATCGGCACGATACCCTTCATTTATTTGTTAACCATTGGCCATCAAGATTTGGCGGGCATTTAGAAACCGACCCCAAACGAACCTATACCGCTATAACTTTAAAAAATTATGTGCAAACTATTTTAAAACAAAATCCACAGGCCAATATTATTATTATGGGCGACCTAAACGACCCCCCAAACGAAGAAAGTGTGCTGCGCGATTTGGATGCCCGACCTGATACAACCCAATTTGCCACAACCGCCTTATACAACCTTATGCACCCGCGACTTAAAAATTGGCACGAGGGCACCCATAAATACGAAGAACACTGGACAATTTTAGACCAATTTGTCGTTTCGGGTAATTTGCTGCTGCGCACCAAAGGGCTTGCAACTACCCACGCAAACGCCCAAATTTTTACCGCCCCATGGCTACTCGAACAAGAAGATATTCGCTTAGGCGACCGCTTATTCCGGACCTATATTGGCATGAAATATGTAGGCGGCTTTAGCGACCATTTACCTATTATTTTAGACCTTAAACAGCAATAA
- a CDS encoding FAD-dependent oxidoreductase, with protein sequence MLGSWHNTQITRIESVNEKVRRFWVRFEQNEPFNFIPGQFMTFDLPIAEKKHARLRSYSIASAPNGTNEIEFVISLLEGGLGTTYLFNQAAVGTPLAMRGPLGHFSLKPNHIQQGEVCFICTGTGIAPFRSMLWNIHNTGQTLAYPIHLIYGTRMADNLLYYDEMQQLTQLIPNFQYHAALSRQDVPNNPAIKKGYVHSIYEAIYAQKQPANFYLCGWNNMLDEAQKRLQEMGYEKQNIIYESYG encoded by the coding sequence ATGCTTGGCAGCTGGCACAACACGCAAATTACCCGTATTGAATCCGTTAACGAAAAAGTGCGCCGTTTTTGGGTGCGCTTTGAACAAAACGAGCCGTTTAATTTTATACCCGGCCAATTTATGACCTTCGACCTGCCAATTGCAGAAAAAAAACACGCCCGATTGCGCAGTTATTCTATCGCTTCGGCGCCAAATGGTACAAACGAAATTGAGTTTGTAATCTCATTGCTCGAAGGTGGTCTTGGTACAACCTATTTATTTAATCAGGCTGCCGTAGGCACACCCCTTGCTATGCGTGGCCCCTTAGGACATTTTTCGTTAAAGCCCAACCATATACAACAGGGCGAGGTTTGTTTTATATGCACCGGCACCGGCATTGCTCCCTTTCGCAGTATGTTGTGGAATATACATAATACAGGCCAAACCTTAGCTTACCCTATCCACCTAATTTATGGTACACGCATGGCCGACAACCTGCTTTACTACGACGAAATGCAGCAGTTAACCCAATTAATACCTAATTTTCAGTATCATGCCGCCTTATCGAGGCAAGACGTACCCAACAACCCGGCTATTAAAAAAGGCTATGTACACAGTATTTACGAGGCAATTTATGCACAAAAACAGCCCGCTAATTTTTACCTTTGCGGCTGGAATAATATGCTTGACGAAGCTCAAAAACGATTACAAGAGATGGGCTACGAAAAACAAAATATAATATATGAATCTTATGGATAA
- the secA gene encoding preprotein translocase subunit SecA encodes MANFVLRVLEGLFGKKSDKDIKAIMPLVNKINEIYPNLASISNDALRARTQEFRERIAAYLADVDNDIEVLQERANSLPNTDIAAKETLYAQIDKRRKDRDQQLEVILLDLLPEAFATVRETARRFKENETLRATATPLDRELAAKLPHIVIEGDEVIYSNSWLAAGNTIKWDMVHYDVQLIGGIVLHQGKIAEMATGEGKTLVSTLPAYLNALAGQGVHLVTVNDYLAKRDCEWNSGLFNFLDITVDCIDRYQPHTPQRRQAYLADITYGTNNEFGFDYLRDNMTRHPEELVQRKHHFAMVDEVDSVLVDDARTPLIISGPTGKTGEEEYLSLKPRIEHIVKKQQDLVRDLLNQARKQIEAGQADDRTGGLALLRAQRGLPKYTPLIKFLSEPGIKQILLRTESAHLEQQSRRMPEADAELYFVIEEKNNSVHLTDKGIALITGDGEDNNFFVLPDIGASLASIDKLSITAEEKAQQKETLIQDYSVKAERLHAVTQLLKAYTLFEKEVEYVIIDGKIKIVDEQTGRIMEGRRYSDGLHQALEAKENVTVEATTQTFATITLQNYFRMFHKLAGMTGTAETEAGEFWEIYKLDVIVIPSNKPIIRKDEQDLIYRTRREKYNAVVTEISKLVEKGRPVLVGTTSVENSEVLSRYLKQRNIEHNVLNAKQHAREADIVAEAGLPGKVTIATNMAGRGTDIKLGPGVREAGGLAIIGTERHDARRIDRQLRGRAGRQGDTGSSQFYVSLEDDLMRKFGSERIAGIMDKFGYKEGEVIQHSIITSSIERAQKKVEENNFGIRKRLLDYDEVMNIQRKAIYNKRHHALFGERLSVDLANTFRDLSDELVLNFKPGNDFESFQLEVMRCFSIEPPMNKTEFATWNEAQVADTLYKAAAQHYTEKVNHIKQQALPVIQRIRAQHGDQYLRISVPMTDGRRGMNIVIDIQEALDTNCANLVTELEKNVVLSFIDDAWKEHLREMDDLRNEVQNAVYEQKDPLIIFKKEAFNLFRDMMTGVNSSITTFLFRAHILQQSTEEAEAQQRRRAEMERQQRQRELAERQQTQTNRTNDDNGENEGADVDNNEAANPNKRTTGPRLLSKEDYQERLRSAQPKVGANQPCPCGSGKKYKNCHGK; translated from the coding sequence ATGGCCAATTTTGTTTTGCGTGTCCTTGAGGGGCTATTTGGCAAAAAATCAGACAAAGATATTAAGGCAATTATGCCTTTGGTAAATAAAATTAATGAAATCTATCCGAATTTAGCTTCAATAAGCAATGATGCACTAAGAGCCCGGACGCAAGAGTTTAGGGAACGTATTGCCGCCTACCTTGCCGATGTGGACAACGATATTGAAGTATTGCAAGAACGCGCCAATAGCTTACCTAATACGGATATTGCCGCCAAAGAAACCCTATACGCCCAGATTGATAAACGCCGCAAAGACCGCGACCAACAATTAGAGGTAATTTTACTTGACCTGCTGCCCGAGGCATTTGCCACCGTACGCGAAACTGCCCGGCGCTTTAAAGAGAACGAAACCCTGCGCGCTACTGCCACCCCATTAGACCGCGAATTGGCTGCCAAACTACCCCATATTGTTATTGAAGGAGACGAAGTAATTTACAGCAACTCGTGGTTGGCAGCTGGTAACACTATAAAATGGGATATGGTACACTACGATGTGCAATTAATTGGCGGTATTGTACTACACCAAGGAAAAATTGCTGAAATGGCCACCGGCGAAGGCAAAACACTCGTTTCGACCCTGCCTGCTTACCTTAACGCCTTGGCCGGACAAGGCGTACACTTGGTTACCGTAAACGATTATTTAGCAAAACGCGACTGCGAATGGAATAGTGGCTTATTTAACTTTTTAGATATTACCGTAGATTGTATTGACCGCTACCAACCCCATACCCCCCAACGCCGCCAAGCTTATTTGGCCGATATAACCTATGGCACCAACAACGAATTTGGCTTTGATTATTTGCGCGATAATATGACCCGGCATCCGGAAGAATTAGTGCAGCGCAAACACCATTTTGCCATGGTCGACGAGGTTGATAGCGTATTGGTTGACGATGCCCGAACACCACTCATCATATCAGGCCCAACCGGAAAAACAGGCGAAGAGGAATACCTATCCCTAAAACCACGGATTGAACATATAGTAAAAAAACAACAAGACTTAGTACGTGACTTGTTAAACCAAGCACGCAAACAAATTGAAGCAGGCCAAGCAGATGACCGCACCGGCGGTTTAGCCTTGCTTAGGGCACAAAGAGGATTGCCTAAATATACACCACTTATTAAATTTTTGAGTGAACCCGGCATAAAACAAATTTTATTGCGTACCGAATCGGCCCACCTTGAACAACAAAGTCGCCGTATGCCCGAAGCTGATGCCGAACTATATTTTGTAATTGAAGAAAAAAACAACTCGGTACATTTAACTGATAAAGGTATTGCACTTATAACCGGCGATGGCGAGGACAACAACTTTTTTGTACTTCCGGATATAGGCGCTTCATTAGCCAGTATTGATAAACTAAGCATCACAGCCGAAGAAAAAGCCCAACAAAAAGAAACTTTAATTCAAGATTACAGCGTAAAAGCCGAGCGCTTACATGCCGTAACACAACTGCTAAAAGCCTACACCCTCTTTGAAAAAGAGGTTGAGTATGTAATTATAGACGGCAAAATTAAAATTGTTGACGAACAAACAGGCCGTATTATGGAGGGCCGCCGGTATAGCGACGGCCTGCATCAAGCCCTCGAAGCAAAAGAAAACGTTACCGTTGAAGCTACCACCCAAACCTTTGCCACCATTACCTTGCAAAACTATTTTAGAATGTTCCATAAATTGGCCGGAATGACAGGTACTGCCGAAACTGAAGCTGGTGAGTTTTGGGAAATTTATAAATTGGATGTAATAGTAATACCCTCGAACAAACCTATTATCCGGAAAGATGAACAAGATTTAATTTACCGCACCCGCCGCGAAAAATATAACGCTGTAGTTACTGAAATAAGCAAATTAGTTGAAAAAGGCCGCCCCGTATTAGTAGGCACAACCAGCGTTGAAAACTCGGAAGTATTAAGCCGCTATTTAAAACAACGCAATATAGAACATAATGTACTTAACGCCAAACAACACGCCCGCGAAGCCGATATAGTTGCCGAAGCAGGTTTGCCCGGAAAAGTAACCATTGCTACCAATATGGCCGGACGGGGTACCGATATAAAATTAGGACCAGGCGTGCGCGAGGCAGGCGGATTAGCAATTATTGGCACCGAACGCCACGATGCCCGCCGTATTGACCGCCAGTTGCGCGGTAGGGCAGGGCGACAAGGCGATACCGGAAGCAGCCAGTTTTATGTTTCTTTAGAAGACGATTTGATGCGCAAATTTGGCTCGGAACGCATTGCCGGAATTATGGACAAATTTGGCTACAAGGAAGGAGAGGTAATTCAACACTCAATAATAACGAGCTCCATTGAACGCGCTCAAAAAAAGGTAGAAGAAAACAATTTTGGTATTCGCAAGCGCCTGCTCGATTACGACGAGGTAATGAATATTCAGCGCAAAGCTATTTACAACAAACGCCACCACGCCTTATTTGGCGAACGTTTATCGGTAGATTTGGCCAATACTTTCCGCGATTTGAGTGATGAATTAGTGCTCAATTTTAAACCCGGCAACGATTTTGAATCTTTCCAATTAGAGGTAATGCGTTGTTTTTCTATTGAGCCGCCTATGAATAAAACCGAATTTGCTACATGGAACGAAGCTCAAGTGGCAGACACCCTTTACAAGGCTGCCGCACAACACTATACCGAAAAAGTAAACCATATTAAACAACAGGCACTACCCGTAATACAACGAATCCGCGCCCAACACGGCGACCAATATCTTCGTATATCAGTACCCATGACCGATGGCCGGCGTGGTATGAATATTGTAATAGATATTCAGGAAGCCCTTGATACAAATTGCGCTAATCTTGTTACCGAGTTAGAAAAAAATGTTGTCCTCTCTTTTATTGACGATGCTTGGAAAGAACACCTGCGCGAGATGGACGACCTGCGCAACGAAGTGCAAAATGCAGTTTACGAACAAAAAGACCCCTTGATAATCTTTAAAAAAGAGGCTTTTAATTTGTTCAGAGACATGATGACGGGTGTAAACTCAAGCATTACCACTTTTTTATTTAGGGCACATATCTTACAACAATCTACCGAAGAAGCCGAAGCGCAACAACGCCGCCGCGCCGAGATGGAACGTCAACAGCGCCAACGCGAATTGGCTGAACGTCAACAAACACAAACTAACCGTACTAATGACGACAACGGCGAAAATGAAGGCGCTGATGTAGATAATAATGAGGCTGCCAATCCCAACAAGCGTACTACCGGCCCACGTTTGCTAAGCAAAGAAGATTACCAAGAACGCTTGCGTTCCGCCCAGCCCAAAGTAGGTGCCAACCAACCTTGCCCTTGTGGCAGTGGTAAAAAATACAAAAACTGCCACGGGAAATAA
- a CDS encoding glycosyltransferase family 9 protein — MDILLSGYTGLGNFVLKTPMLQAFKHIFPEANIDFICGNDPAVAELAALQPSLIRKIHWLPNNATWQTKMQFFKSQILPLQYKAIILPFDAQPNFLLVGSYMAKIPLRIAHKPVYTNKRTLFARAIQQFFTIFWPTALVPLSKNRHETLLNMDLLTVLLPKLGQSAAAIPPILPTSIKFANAIELLEGYGLTLKQYIVLQPCAANGEAIVKTWHPHNFAQLINKLQTQFGQYKIVLVGSAGDRNAALQTLLPLLSNPQDIVNTMGETNINQLLNLLQYARLVVCHDSGVMHFADALATPLLALYGPTDHTRTRPLRPSSHTLVAQGEWCNAMGYFALTEADLAAKGVSYQPLQSLSVEMVFEKIIPFLRTK; from the coding sequence ATGGATATATTGCTTTCGGGATATACTGGCTTGGGCAATTTTGTTTTAAAAACGCCCATGTTACAAGCGTTCAAGCATATTTTTCCCGAAGCTAATATTGATTTTATTTGCGGAAACGACCCTGCTGTGGCCGAATTGGCTGCACTTCAACCGTCTTTAATCCGGAAGATACACTGGCTGCCAAATAATGCTACGTGGCAAACGAAAATGCAATTTTTTAAGAGTCAAATATTGCCGCTTCAATACAAGGCTATTATTTTACCTTTCGATGCGCAACCTAATTTTTTGTTAGTTGGCTCGTACATGGCCAAAATACCCCTGCGAATTGCCCATAAACCTGTTTATACCAACAAACGTACTTTATTTGCAAGGGCTATACAGCAATTTTTTACTATTTTTTGGCCAACTGCGCTCGTTCCTTTGTCAAAAAATCGGCACGAAACCCTGCTTAATATGGATCTTTTAACTGTCTTATTGCCAAAATTAGGGCAGTCGGCGGCGGCAATACCACCCATATTGCCAACAAGCATTAAGTTTGCCAATGCTATTGAATTGTTAGAAGGCTATGGGCTAACACTCAAGCAGTATATAGTGTTGCAACCTTGTGCGGCCAATGGCGAGGCAATAGTAAAAACGTGGCATCCGCATAATTTTGCTCAACTTATTAATAAATTACAAACACAGTTTGGGCAGTATAAAATAGTATTGGTTGGCTCGGCTGGCGACCGCAATGCCGCCCTACAAACCCTATTGCCCTTACTAAGTAACCCGCAAGATATTGTAAACACAATGGGCGAAACCAATATTAATCAATTGCTAAATTTATTGCAATATGCCCGGTTAGTTGTATGCCACGACTCTGGCGTTATGCACTTTGCCGATGCTCTGGCTACCCCCTTGCTGGCGCTTTACGGCCCCACCGACCACACGCGCACACGACCCCTGCGCCCAAGCTCGCACACCTTGGTTGCACAAGGCGAATGGTGTAATGCTATGGGCTATTTTGCCCTTACCGAGGCCGACCTTGCGGCAAAAGGTGTTAGCTACCAGCCTTTGCAAAGCCTAAGCGTTGAAATGGTTTTTGAGAAAATAATTCCATTTCTGAGGACAAAATAA
- a CDS encoding TonB-dependent receptor, whose product MCKCFCSIFYFLFLLSFTVLLSCFGSTTSAWAQCSISGYVLSAADGAPLANATVHTTKRHTTTNEKGFFKLDGLMWGEIFIEITYVGYTPYRNRVLCGQTNTNNNEPLTLNIKLQPANNLIKTEVVVTATRVGTNAASTYQNISGETLRQENAGRDLPYLLQQTPSAVATSDAGTGIGYTGLRLRGTDATRINVTVNGFPLNDAESHQVYWVDLPDITNSVENVQIQRGVGSSSNGAGAFGASINLQTNTYQPLAYTDLEAGYGSFNSQRAALRFGTGLLGNHFTLDGRATYQYSDGYIDRAFARLNSMTLMANWQNKRNSWRANFIRGHEVTYQAWEGVPEALLKTQPTFNSYTYDNQVDDYGQNHLQLFYTRQLPQNWSLQIGLNRTQGKGYYEQYKTDQVFGDYGLYPDTLWQVLKNPDGLAIDTLPITNTDLVRRKWLDNSSYGAVASARYEKQGKTFTLSSTAHWYNGQHYGTLEWAEYMPNGILRQRYYDGTGKKLDANIFAKFEYAFFNKWWLFADLQYRMIDYQIKGTDDEKGSLALSKKWNFVNPKLGLTYILTTNKQLYASFGVAHREPTRSNLVDNDTLPTHEQLQNLEMGYRYKGKTVQFTANYFLMLYHNQLVLTGNLNSVGAPIQQNVPNSYRTGLELQADCEINNRLSLQANIAFSLHKIRQFNVTAPIYTDADTWGYLRDTLLTYKNTDISFSPTQVSGLTLKWQPVNGLNLEWQHKYIGAQYLDNTMNNDRKLQAYYTQDILASWQFEKIPNIRKIAFTIQLINLLNTKYRSNGYTYFALFQGSSPQLNTITQNFNFYYPQAERHVLGGIKISF is encoded by the coding sequence ATGTGCAAATGCTTTTGTAGCATTTTTTATTTTTTATTTTTATTATCTTTTACCGTATTGTTAAGTTGTTTTGGCAGTACAACATCGGCTTGGGCGCAATGCAGTATTTCGGGCTATGTATTATCGGCAGCTGATGGCGCGCCGTTAGCAAATGCCACCGTTCATACCACTAAACGCCATACAACTACCAACGAAAAGGGCTTTTTTAAACTTGACGGCTTGATGTGGGGCGAAATATTCATCGAAATTACTTATGTTGGCTACACCCCATACCGCAACCGTGTTTTATGCGGGCAAACCAATACTAACAACAACGAGCCGTTAACCTTAAACATTAAACTGCAGCCGGCTAATAACCTTATAAAAACTGAGGTAGTTGTAACGGCAACGCGCGTAGGAACAAATGCTGCCTCGACCTATCAAAATATAAGCGGCGAAACCTTGCGCCAGGAAAATGCAGGTCGCGACCTACCTTATTTGTTGCAACAAACCCCATCGGCGGTGGCTACCAGCGATGCCGGCACCGGCATAGGTTATACCGGATTAAGGCTTCGCGGTACCGATGCCACCCGAATTAACGTAACAGTAAACGGGTTTCCGCTTAACGATGCCGAGTCGCACCAGGTTTATTGGGTCGATTTGCCCGACATAACTAATAGCGTAGAAAATGTGCAAATTCAGCGCGGTGTTGGCAGCTCGAGCAATGGCGCGGGAGCATTTGGTGCAAGCATTAACCTGCAAACCAATACCTACCAGCCTTTAGCTTATACCGACCTTGAGGCGGGCTATGGCAGTTTTAATTCACAACGGGCGGCTCTGCGCTTTGGTACCGGTTTACTGGGCAACCATTTTACCCTCGATGGGCGCGCTACCTACCAATATAGCGATGGTTATATTGACCGCGCTTTTGCCCGCTTAAACAGCATGACTTTAATGGCAAACTGGCAAAATAAACGCAATAGCTGGCGTGCCAATTTTATTCGGGGCCACGAGGTTACCTACCAAGCATGGGAGGGCGTGCCCGAAGCACTGCTAAAAACACAACCAACTTTTAACAGCTATACCTACGATAATCAGGTAGATGATTATGGGCAAAATCATTTACAATTGTTTTATACCCGTCAGTTGCCCCAAAACTGGTCGTTGCAAATTGGACTTAACCGCACCCAAGGCAAAGGCTACTACGAGCAATATAAAACTGACCAGGTGTTTGGCGATTATGGGCTGTATCCGGATACTTTATGGCAGGTGCTAAAAAATCCGGATGGTTTGGCAATAGACACGCTTCCTATTACAAATACTGATTTGGTTAGGCGCAAATGGTTAGATAATAGCTCTTATGGCGCGGTTGCATCGGCTCGCTACGAAAAACAAGGTAAAACCTTTACACTTAGTAGTACAGCACATTGGTATAACGGCCAACATTACGGCACTTTAGAGTGGGCAGAGTATATGCCCAATGGTATTTTAAGACAACGCTATTATGACGGAACAGGTAAAAAATTAGATGCCAATATTTTTGCTAAGTTTGAATACGCCTTTTTTAATAAATGGTGGTTATTTGCCGACCTTCAATACCGGATGATTGATTACCAAATTAAAGGCACTGACGACGAGAAAGGGAGTTTAGCCCTGAGCAAAAAATGGAATTTTGTTAATCCGAAACTTGGCCTAACCTATATTTTGACCACCAATAAACAACTATATGCCTCGTTTGGTGTAGCGCATCGCGAGCCAACCCGAAGCAATTTAGTTGACAACGACACTTTGCCAACCCACGAGCAGTTGCAAAACCTCGAAATGGGCTACCGATACAAAGGCAAAACCGTACAGTTTACTGCAAACTATTTTTTAATGCTGTACCACAATCAATTAGTTTTAACCGGGAACTTAAATAGTGTAGGTGCGCCAATTCAACAAAATGTACCCAACAGTTACCGCACCGGTCTTGAACTGCAAGCCGACTGCGAAATAAACAACCGGCTTAGTTTACAAGCAAATATTGCCTTTAGTTTGCATAAAATACGACAATTTAATGTAACCGCACCAATTTATACCGATGCGGATACCTGGGGCTATCTGCGCGACACTTTATTAACGTATAAAAATACCGATATATCTTTTTCGCCAACGCAGGTTTCGGGGCTAACGCTAAAATGGCAACCCGTAAACGGTTTAAACCTCGAGTGGCAACATAAATATATTGGCGCACAATATTTAGATAATACCATGAACAACGACCGAAAATTGCAAGCCTACTATACCCAAGATATTTTAGCAAGCTGGCAGTTTGAAAAAATACCAAATATCCGGAAAATAGCATTTACTATTCAACTCATTAACTTGTTAAATACTAAGTACCGAAGCAATGGCTATACCTATTTTGCCCTTTTTCAAGGTAGTTCTCCTCAGTTAAATACTATCACTCAAAATTTTAATTTTTACTACCCTCAAGCGGAGAGACATGTCTTAGGTGGCATAAAAATAAGTTTTTAA
- a CDS encoding T9SS type A sorting domain-containing protein: MMNFYKIFCVALILTLGSFNASAQWCGYVNPTSILAGCPYSLYLNQFSINTLTHTLGYYPTGCPPTAYNFYGYTTTLNTGATYSPTFWANTTNNQKAQLWIDFNNDYDFLDAGEASAIAANIPTYGSSSVSFTIPNTATSGVRRMRVVSDFWGSGWTLATCGTATYYGYIYDYNVTIAGCGTPPTFVTTLPSTSTANRLCDNSGKKLLTITSPSGYTATWSSTTNGVITTSNGNYYFNPGAISIDPATGFGQATVTLAAYNGTCTFYVNYIVYVKCCGIDVAQVLGAGNDGKVDYYTLSFNCKNTSYTYQLTGGGPVTFTKVNKVLMANHNCNNYSVRITGCGCPKNFNGGTSCKDDGSIANASLSCYPNPVDEHTTVSFTTATGGTIETGIYNINGQQVMSVFNGSLAAGETVNMPLTIDLPAGIYFVRMVSDSGENMVQKIMVN, translated from the coding sequence ATGATGAATTTCTACAAAATTTTTTGCGTGGCGTTAATATTAACGCTTGGTAGTTTTAATGCGAGCGCCCAATGGTGTGGATATGTAAACCCAACATCAATTTTAGCTGGTTGCCCTTATTCGCTTTATCTTAATCAATTTAGCATTAATACTTTAACGCACACATTAGGGTATTATCCGACAGGTTGCCCTCCAACTGCTTATAATTTTTACGGATATACTACCACTTTAAATACTGGTGCTACTTACAGCCCTACATTTTGGGCTAACACCACTAACAACCAAAAAGCCCAGTTATGGATAGACTTTAACAACGATTACGACTTTTTAGATGCCGGAGAAGCCTCGGCAATTGCAGCCAACATTCCAACATACGGCTCCTCTTCTGTCTCTTTTACCATTCCAAATACTGCAACATCGGGTGTACGCCGTATGCGGGTTGTTTCTGATTTTTGGGGCTCAGGATGGACATTGGCTACTTGCGGTACAGCCACCTATTATGGCTATATTTACGACTACAATGTTACTATAGCCGGCTGTGGTACACCCCCCACCTTTGTTACTACCTTGCCCAGTACTAGTACTGCCAATCGCCTTTGCGATAACTCAGGCAAAAAATTGCTAACCATCACCTCTCCATCGGGCTATACCGCTACTTGGAGCAGCACAACTAATGGTGTAATTACTACCAGTAATGGCAATTACTATTTTAACCCAGGCGCTATATCTATTGACCCTGCTACTGGCTTTGGCCAAGCTACCGTTACCTTAGCGGCTTATAATGGAACTTGTACGTTTTATGTAAACTATATTGTATATGTTAAATGCTGCGGTATTGATGTTGCTCAAGTTTTGGGGGCAGGCAACGATGGTAAAGTAGATTATTACACGCTTTCTTTTAACTGTAAAAACACCAGTTACACCTATCAGCTAACAGGTGGTGGCCCGGTTACCTTTACAAAAGTTAATAAAGTGTTAATGGCTAACCATAATTGCAATAACTACTCGGTGCGTATTACCGGTTGTGGATGTCCCAAAAACTTTAACGGCGGCACATCTTGCAAAGATGACGGTAGTATAGCTAACGCTAGCTTATCTTGCTATCCTAATCCTGTTGACGAGCATACAACCGTTAGCTTTACTACTGCTACGGGTGGTACAATTGAAACCGGTATTTATAATATCAATGGTCAACAAGTAATGTCGGTATTTAATGGCAGTTTAGCCGCCGGCGAAACCGTAAATATGCCTTTAACAATTGACTTACCTGCCGGTATTTACTTTGTTCGCATGGTAAGCGATAGCGGCGAAAACATGGTTCAAAAAATTATGGTCAACTAA
- a CDS encoding T9SS type A sorting domain-containing protein — protein sequence MKNKFFACILLLLGLGLLPLQAQNDDPKVVIPKFIDQWVCDSILNFWTGVSFPSKPTGIYVTQAPKHVESDTVTLTMYGDFVLSADSIENVKIFPDNGSCDFTSTLLGMQEGWCYRAVVAPPQFYIDMCSAADGPVYFFSKKTNVGINQHQAQQPTNVLQPKVQLLQGQQLLIDAGNKTTIKAVNFQNALGQFVAHKTFSQINKTIIDLNSLQVSNGVYFVQIVTENGRFKHIKPILIY from the coding sequence ATGAAGAACAAGTTTTTTGCCTGCATATTGCTATTATTGGGTTTGGGTTTACTGCCACTACAAGCGCAAAACGACGACCCCAAGGTGGTAATTCCTAAATTTATAGACCAGTGGGTTTGCGATAGCATCCTTAATTTTTGGACGGGCGTTTCCTTTCCCTCAAAGCCAACAGGTATTTACGTTACCCAAGCACCCAAACACGTTGAATCAGATACCGTTACCCTGACAATGTATGGCGATTTTGTGTTGAGTGCAGATAGTATTGAAAACGTTAAAATTTTTCCGGATAATGGCAGTTGCGATTTTACTTCCACTTTGTTGGGTATGCAAGAGGGGTGGTGTTACAGGGCTGTTGTTGCGCCTCCTCAATTTTATATAGACATGTGTTCTGCAGCAGATGGGCCGGTATATTTTTTCTCTAAAAAAACGAATGTAGGTATTAATCAGCATCAGGCACAACAACCTACAAATGTTTTACAGCCTAAGGTACAGCTATTACAGGGGCAGCAGCTTTTAATTGATGCGGGTAATAAAACCACCATTAAAGCCGTAAATTTTCAAAACGCATTAGGGCAATTTGTGGCTCATAAAACCTTTAGTCAAATTAACAAAACCATAATTGACCTCAATAGTTTACAGGTTAGCAACGGGGTATATTTTGTACAGATTGTTACCGAAAACGGTAGGTTTAAACACATTAAGCCCATTTTAATATATTAA